The Setaria viridis chromosome 6, Setaria_viridis_v4.0, whole genome shotgun sequence genome contains a region encoding:
- the LOC117859783 gene encoding uncharacterized protein isoform X2 encodes MGSTSSMLTQYDIEEVQDHCNHAFSQPEIVSLYHRFCQLDRNGGGFVSADEFMSVPEFAVNPLSQRLLRMLDGLNFKEFVAFLSAFSPRTSLQQKMEFIFRVYDTDCNGKVAFDDMLSILRDLTGSFMTEQQRQEKALLNLPNS; translated from the exons ATGGGGAGCACCTCCTCCATGCTCACCCAGtacgacatcgaggaggtccaGGACCACTGCAACCACGCAT TCTCgcagccggagatcgtgtccCTGTACCACCGCTTCTGCCAGCTCGACcgcaacggcggcggcttcgtCTCCGCGGACGAGTTCATGTCCGTCCCCGAGTTCGCCGTCAATCCCCTCTCTCAG AGGCTCCTGAGGATGCTGGATGGGCTCAACTTCAAGGAGTTTGTGGCGTTTTTGTCAGCGTTTAGCCCCCGCACAAGCCTGCAGCAAAAGATGGAAT TTATTTTCAGGGTCTATGACACTGATTGCAATGGGAAGGTTGCATTTGATGACATGTTGAGCATCTTGCGAGATCTGACGGGTTCATTTATGACAGAGCAACAGAGACAG GAAAAGGCTCTGTTGAACCTACCAAACAGTTAG
- the LOC117859783 gene encoding uncharacterized protein isoform X1, which yields MGSTSSMLTQYDIEEVQDHCNHAFSQPEIVSLYHRFCQLDRNGGGFVSADEFMSVPEFAVNPLSQRLLRMLDGLNFKEFVAFLSAFSPRTSLQQKMEFIFRVYDTDCNGKVAFDDMLSILRDLTGSFMTEQQRQKVLTHVLEEAGYTKDSHFTLPDFMKILGNSELKMEVEVPID from the exons ATGGGGAGCACCTCCTCCATGCTCACCCAGtacgacatcgaggaggtccaGGACCACTGCAACCACGCAT TCTCgcagccggagatcgtgtccCTGTACCACCGCTTCTGCCAGCTCGACcgcaacggcggcggcttcgtCTCCGCGGACGAGTTCATGTCCGTCCCCGAGTTCGCCGTCAATCCCCTCTCTCAG AGGCTCCTGAGGATGCTGGATGGGCTCAACTTCAAGGAGTTTGTGGCGTTTTTGTCAGCGTTTAGCCCCCGCACAAGCCTGCAGCAAAAGATGGAAT TTATTTTCAGGGTCTATGACACTGATTGCAATGGGAAGGTTGCATTTGATGACATGTTGAGCATCTTGCGAGATCTGACGGGTTCATTTATGACAGAGCAACAGAGACAG AAAGTCTTGACTCATGTGTTAGAAGAAGCTGGCTACACAAAAGATTCACATTTCACTCTCCCAGACTTTATGAAG ATTCTTGGCAATTCCGAGCTCAAGATGGAAGTTGAAGTTCCCATTGACTAA